The DNA window tTGATATCAATCCCCTGTCCGACAACACGACCCAAATAGTGGTGAGATCCAAACGACTGGTCCTTCGTCCCACCTGTCTAAGCTATGaagtttctcttctttcttttcctgcttTCCAATCTGCGAGCACCACAGTAGGTCTCAGATCTGTTGCATTGTTGGGTACCAAACTTAAACTTTGAGGATCTATGTTTCCATCAGTACAAAATTCCATCTCATGTCGAATCAACTTTCAATGTCTTGACCCATGGCAgctgaacattttaatatattttttactattatccaacaacaacatcacacaGAACCAGTGAAGCTCTTTTTTCCAAAATTTCAAGCATGTAATTAAGCACAAAAATTTCAACCACGCAACCTCTGAATGAAAGTTTCCCTCTTTAACCAACCAATACTTGCTTTAATTGGTTTTATTGTTAACtcgctgcaaacacaaaataaatctcaGCAAAACCGTCACGGCCAGTctgtatgggtttttttttttgtggtgaggATATGATGAGGATCAGACGGCTGAATGTCcagttcttcttttcttttcctgtcagaTCTTGAATCTCGTGGGCTGCTGTGTGATTTGTGTGAAAAGCCCAGAGAGTCACCATCTGGATGTGATCTAGTCCACCTGTGATATTTAGCGCGTGAAGACCAGCCAGCGGAAGAACATATTTTTGACTTTACAGCCCACCATCATACATTTGCTCATCAATTGCCCTTccaatcatctttttttttttttattcagacagTCAACCCTcctcattttcatttgtaaatcTGCAgatttgtacttcctgtttttaacaGATTCTGTTCTAGTTCCTCTACTCACAAACGTTCAACGTATTCCTAAACTCTTGATTAGTAAATGTAAATTTAGTTGACCAACCCAACTCCTTGAATGAAAACGCCCTGGAGAGAAAATGTTCAGCACAGATGAAGCGGGATTATAATTTCCAAGACCCTTTACTTTCATTCTTACGGGAGTTTTTTCATTCAATGAATCAGTCAGCTGTGGGGAAAAACTATGACTATTTCCTTCTCCTATTCCCACATCCTCCTCAAGATAACCCCAGCTGGTGTTGAGCAGCGGAGATGGGAGACCAGAAATGGGTCACTTGCTGTATATGGAGCATTCAGAGAGGCAGTGAGAGTGCTGCTTTTAACTGCTCTACTTTCCGAACCCATGTGAAACCCTGGAACCATCACTCTCTGTCACCTTGAACCGTGGCAGATGTTAATAATACCATCAAGAGCGGAGAAACCTGTATGTGCAAAGAAAGTGTATGGATGGATCTAGTTTCATTTTTAACCCTCTAAATgaaacttttattattataaaactgAAGTGTTTGCCCCAGATCCCATCCTCCACATGCCCAGAAATGAGTTCTTCTGCCCCTAATCAAGAtaaaaatctatttatcttGATCAGATCTGTCCTAATTGCTACCAACAGACTCTGTTTTTGCAAAATGATGCAAACATTGTTAATAATTTCATGAAAACTGCCCTCTTTTTCTCAGGACTCCCTGAAGTACTACAGATGGCAGAGTTTTGGTCCAACGGATAGACGGACTGAAGACTTGTGGGTGGATCTGAACGCCCTGCACCAGAGCCAAGTGCAGATCCACGGCATTCTGTCCAACGCTCACAGACAGGCAGCGGTGTGGcgaacgcacaaacacacacacacacacacacacactcacaaaaacacacacacatacaaatacacaattGCCATTTAATGCTTGGTTGTGCCTGatatgtttttccttttccacaGAGGGTAGCCCTTTCTTTTGATTTCCCGTATTATGGACATTACCTGAGACAAATTATCATAGCGACCGGTGGTGAGTTTACATCACTTGTTATCCACTTTGCTCCTCCAATCAGGAGACTGTGTACTCCAGGAGAACATTCATCCGTCCCTCGGGAAATATTCAAGCACATTAGGTTCTAATAAACCTGGTTGACAGTAAATGCCTTCAGTTTGCGTTGCTTAATTGCTCGCCGTACATGTCCTACATTGTTAACCCCCAGATACAGCGTGAGAAGATGTGGTTTTCAACAGAGCCTCAGTTCCAAAGAAATGCTAGGACACAAATGAACGTTCAGAAGATGGACTTGAAAACTCAAGTTCCCTTGCAcataaatttgtttgttttacagacGTAAAACCAGTCACGATGTTTACAACTTGTAAACAAACTTCAATTAGGATCCGTCACCTTTTGAACAATGCCCAAAAATATTCAGGCTGTCATCTTTAACATTTGCAGTTTCTGTTCCCCTCCCCCTAACCCAGGGTTCATTTTCATGGGGGAGATCACTCATCGCATGCTGACTGCCACACAGTACGTTGCTCCCCTCATGGCAAACTTTGACCCCAGTTTCTCCAGAAACTCTACAATTAGGTACTCAGACAACGGTAAGGTGAAGCTCCACAGTCGAGTTGGTGTTGCGCGTTGCCTGGTTTCCTgtaatcaacccccccccccacgtctgCTCCGCTCAGGTAATCTGTTTGTGGTGGAGTGGGATAGCGTTCGGCTAAAGGACCGAGAGTCTGAAGGACCTTTCACCTTCCAGGCAGTCCTTCACAAGAATGGAACCATTATTTTCAACTACAGAGAGGTCtgtttgattttactttttttttttttttggaccactTACAAatgtggtttattttattttgcaaagaACAGAATTTTTCAGCTACGGTGCACACAAATACGGCTTTCATTTTTCAGGTTCCCATACCAGTGATGAGCATTAATTCCACCGAACATCCGGTTAAAGTGGGATTATCTGACGCTTTCATGGCATACCTTCTTGACTCCCAGTCCTCAGGTCagttttagaatattttttacTGATTTCAAACTTTAGGAACAAGCATTGCTGCTACTAGGAAAAAGAGTTTTGTTCCTCTATTCTATTTCTTATTACATTTCTCTTGTCACTATTCATTTCCAAGGGAAAGTTCCAGTAAAAACATGTGGGCCACGTTTTCTTCCAGCATGCTATTGTCTGGCCAATCTTAATCTCAAATAACCTAACAACCATGATGAACCAGATTAGATCAGCGTTTGTGGCGTTAAACTTGACATGTATGTTAATTTTTACTAAACCTCAAGtttaatttctgtttatttatacaAAATGATAGACAGAAAAGACTTAATTTTGGGGCTTCTCAACTCACAGACTGAATCAATTCCTCAGTGTGTTTTAATCCAGGACGGACTTCTCTGTCTCTGCTAGTTCGATGAGAAACAGGCTCTATGTCTGAGGTCAGACCAAACTGTGTCTGGATGCAtttcaaaaatctttttaaacattGAAAAACCTCAAATAAACAAGACTCACAAATGGTAGTATTTCACTATTTCTCATCTCAAGCATAAAATAGAACTTAATTTGTGTAAGGTATTGCGTAATTGGGCTATTGTCAGCTTCTCGTATGTAGGCTGGATTCTCATTTAAGCTCTGATTGGAgctttaaaacatacaaaaatatcTAAGAGCTTTTGATATAATGAACAAAGAAGATCAGAAACccacaatgattttttttcttgctgtagCCACAGTGATCGGTTTTGAAAAACACggcacagaaaagaaaatttttcTAAAATACTAAGCTTCTATGTTTTTCTTGAAGGGGTCAAACACCGTACGATATATGAGTACCATCGTGTTGAGATTGACATCACCAGGATTGTTAATGGCTCAGCCTTTGAGATCACGCCTCTGCCCAGTGAGTATCCCGCCAAAGTGACCTTCAAACAACAGACTACTAGCCCATCACTCAAACTTCAGAACACTTGTGTTTCTGATTCCACCAGCTTGTCTTCAGCACACATCGTGCGATTCCTGCCTCACATCCAACTTGACAACCGGGTGCGGCTGGTGCAACACACTCCAACGGTAGAGTGACATTCAAAAAAGACTTATGACAAAGTCTTAAAACATCTTCTCATTTTGACCTGGCTGAGTTTCAGATGCTCCGACGGTATTGACCGACATAGACAAGAGTGGTTAGAGTATAACTGCCCTGAGGAGGTGAGCTTCATTCTCCTTTACACAACACATTTACGCTGCTGGGTCGTTCTTCCTTGGGTCATTCCTGTGGGCCTTCACTCAGGCTAAAGGCACATGTGAGGACTACAACCACGTACTACCGGAGGGATCGACCTTCTCCTTTAACAGCTCTTCCCCGAGTCCATCGCCTTCATCAGCAGTGCCCGATGAGCAGGCCGTCACTAGAGGTAGATTTCTCTAAAGCAAGGAATGTAGCGGGAAACACGCAAAAGTCTAAATAGAAGTCTGACAATTAGACTATCCTTAAAGAACTCATTGTAAcaattgtttgattttgtttgatcACTCCAGCCTAGTGACTCACCAAATATCACATTTAtagatgatttaaaaaatacagctagtcctcaagatacgaacatctgacttaAGAATCTtcaaagatacaaaaaaaaccgTGTGCTGCCATATCCAACTAATGTAGTTACCCTTCCTGTCGCACCTCCCGCCCAGCAGCACCACCGCATACGtacatctccaacactcatcttcCCCATCTTGTTCTTGTACGTGTCTCCGTGAGCATTTCAGCACgtcaccgcagagccacacaaaagacaaactcaactattcacacacatactcacaacTACAGGCATTTTTGACATGACCACCTAAACATAACATGCAACATGGAACCCAGAGAGCAACAGCGAtatccactgcaccaccatgccacccgcaattatagattgagattaaataaataacgaTTTACGAataattcagcttacaaacaacctctcggaaccagCAGGCCAGCAGGTGGCGA is part of the Antennarius striatus isolate MH-2024 chromosome 21, ASM4005453v1, whole genome shotgun sequence genome and encodes:
- the LOC137588787 gene encoding plexin domain-containing protein 1-like, which codes for MGLCAVLLICLSQAELVRVWAEVHEDALRGTPLQTDVDPSGFHRTRRDQQTPHRSREAREKPAEGGRGGLDINPLSDNTTQIVDSLKYYRWQSFGPTDRRTEDLWVDLNALHQSQVQIHGILSNAHRQAARVALSFDFPYYGHYLRQIIIATGGFIFMGEITHRMLTATQYVAPLMANFDPSFSRNSTIRYSDNGNLFVVEWDSVRLKDRESEGPFTFQAVLHKNGTIIFNYREVPIPVMSINSTEHPVKVGLSDAFMAYLLDSQSSGVKHRTIYEYHRVEIDITRIVNGSAFEITPLPTCLQHTSCDSCLTSNLTTGCGWCNTLQRCSDGIDRHRQEWLEYNCPEEAKGTCEDYNHVLPEGSTFSFNSSSPSPSPSSAVPDEQAVTRDLQTGPPNAKITENTAIIAGVVAALVLLVALTLLAVYYINTHPTVAPPFYLMQRRTNNYWPSMKFRNQGCHSSYAEVELGGHEKEGFIEAEQCF